Below is a genomic region from Mesorhizobium sp..
TGCGAAGGCGATCGTCTCCGCGCTCGACAAGGCGGGCGTCGCCTACGACATCGGCCACTATCGCGACGCGCCGGTCGGCTTCCGCATCTGGTGCGGCGCGACCGTCGAGACCTCCGACCTCGAGGCACTGATGCCCTGGCTCGACTGGGCCTTCGTGCAGCAGAAGGCGGCGCTGAAGGCTGCTGCGTAGGTTCCCTCCCCCTTGAGGGGAGGGTGGCGAACGAAGTGAGCCGGGTGGGGTCCTCCCCACCTGCTCCAACCTCAAACCAACAGGCTTCTCCCAGTCGAACCGACCCCACCCGGCCGCTTCGCGGCCACCCTCCCCTCGAGGGGGAGGGAGCTAAAAGGATACCCCCATGCCCCGCGTTCTCGTTTCCGACAAACTCTCCCCCACGGCCGTGCAGATCTTCAAGGATCGCGGCGTCGAGGTCGATTATCTGCCCGATCTCGGCAAGGACAAGGACAAGCTGCTCGAGGTGATCGGTCAGTACGATGGCCTCGCCATCCGCTCGGCCACCAAGGTCACCGAGAAGCTGATCAATGCCGCGACCAATCTCAAGGTGATCGGCCGCGCCGGCATCGGCGTCGACAATGTCGACATCCCGGCTGCCTCGCGCCGCGGCATCATCGTGATGAACACGCCCTTCGGCAATTCCATCACCACGGCCGAGCACGCCATTGCCATGATGTTCGCGCTTGCTCGCGAACTGCCCGAGGCGAGTGCCTCGACCAAGGCCGGCAAGTGGGAGAAGAACCGCTTCATGGGCGTCGAGATCACCGGCAAGACGCTCGGCATCGTCGGCTGCGGCAATATCGGCTCGATCGTCGCCACCCGCGCGGTCGGTTTGAAAATGCACGTCGTCGCCTTCGATCCGTTCCTTTCCGATAGCCGTGCGGAGGAACTGGGCGTGCAAAAGGTGGAGCTCGACGAGCTCTACGCGCGGGCGGATTTCATCACGCTGCATACGCCGATGACTGAACGCACGAGGGGCATGATCAACGCGGACGCGATCGCGAAGATGAAGAAGGGCGTGCGCATCATCAACTGCGCCCGCGGAGGCCTGATCGTCGAGCCGGATCTGCTCGAGGCGCTGAAGAGCGGCAAGGTGGCGGGCGCGGCCCTCGACGTGTTTGAGGTCGAACCCGCGACAGAAAGCCCGTTCTTCGGCCTGGAAAACGTCATCGCGACTCCGCATCTCGGCGCGTCGACCAGCGAGGCGCAGGAGAACGTCGCGCTACAGGTGGCCGAGCAGATGGCGGATTACCTGATCAAGGGCGCCGTCACCAACGCGATCAACATGCCGTCGATCACCGCCGAGGAAGCGCCGAAGCTCAAGCCCTTCGTCAAGCTTGCCGAAGTGCTCGGCGCCTTCGTCGGCCAGGTGACCGAGGAGCCGATCAAGGAGGTCGAGATCCTGTTCGACGGCTCCACCGCCGCGATGAACACGCGTGCGCTGATCTCGGCGGCGCTCGCCGGCCTCATCCGGCCGCAGGTCTCCGACGTCAA
It encodes:
- the serA gene encoding phosphoglycerate dehydrogenase, with translation MPRVLVSDKLSPTAVQIFKDRGVEVDYLPDLGKDKDKLLEVIGQYDGLAIRSATKVTEKLINAATNLKVIGRAGIGVDNVDIPAASRRGIIVMNTPFGNSITTAEHAIAMMFALARELPEASASTKAGKWEKNRFMGVEITGKTLGIVGCGNIGSIVATRAVGLKMHVVAFDPFLSDSRAEELGVQKVELDELYARADFITLHTPMTERTRGMINADAIAKMKKGVRIINCARGGLIVEPDLLEALKSGKVAGAALDVFEVEPATESPFFGLENVIATPHLGASTSEAQENVALQVAEQMADYLIKGAVTNAINMPSITAEEAPKLKPFVKLAEVLGAFVGQVTEEPIKEVEILFDGSTAAMNTRALISAALAGLIRPQVSDVNMVSAPIMVKERGIIVSEVKRDKSGVFDGYIKLTVTTEKQTRSIAGTCFSDHKPRFIQIKGINLDAEVGQHMLYTTNPDAPGIIGLLGTICGQHGVNIANFQLGRNRPGGDAIALLYLDAPFPESVLAELRANPKIASAKPLTFDVAAA